A genomic window from Pecten maximus chromosome 2, xPecMax1.1, whole genome shotgun sequence includes:
- the LOC117322307 gene encoding protein NCBP2AS2-like, which translates to MPWRNILRMIVNHPQLIQKLSESPPIKHSAKAVAAIINKARFTAEDKVDELKEKAQDAMKQDSMKYEEKDSITPGSFSETFMKELKDGFKGLSDQLEREKELEKERQQMEEELKKENKK; encoded by the exons ATGCCGTGGAGGAATATTCTACG gaTGATTGTAAACCATCCACAATTAATACAAAAG cTTTCAGAATCACCTCCTATCAAACATTCTGCGAAGGCTGTTGCTGCTATCATAAACAAAGCACGCTTTACTG CTGAAGATAAAGTAGATGAACTGAAAGAAAAGGCACAAGATGCCATGAAACAAGATTCGATGAAATATGAGGAAAAAGATTCCATTACGCCAGGATCATTTTCAGAAACATTCATGAAAGAACTGAAAGATGGCTTTAAAGGTTTATCAGACCAATTAGAACGAGAAAAAGAACTGGAAAAAGAACGACAACAAATGGAAGAAGAgctaaaaaaagaaaataaaaaatag